The DNA sequence CATGGAAATGTAGATTTGGGTACCTTTGCTTCAAGTCGTTTGTTGGAAGTTGATTCTGAAAATGTTGGCTATTATGTTTTGCTATCAAATATGTATGCAAACATCGGCAAATGGGAAGGAGTGACTAAAGTAAGATCATTGGCCAGAGATCGTGGTCTGAGGAAGACTCCGGGATGGAGCTCTGTTGTAGTGGGCAATATAGTTGAAGTCTTCTACACTGGAAACCAAACCCATCCTAAATGCACTGAGATATACGAGGAATTAAGGGTTTTGACTGCCAAAATGAAGAACCTTGGTTATGTTCCGGACTACAGTTTTGTCCTGCAAGATGTTGAGGATGACGAAAAAGAGCAGATTTTGATGAGTCATAGCGAGAGATTGGCAATGGCGTTTGGTATTATCAGCACCTCACCAAGAAGTCCCATTAGGATATTCAAGAACTTGCGTGTTTGCGGTGATTGTCATAATGCAGCTAAGTTCATATCCAGAATTACTGAGAGGGACATTATTATGAGGGATTCAAATCGCTTCCATCACTTCAAATGTGGGATTTGCTCATGTGGTGATTACTGGTAGTATTGCTAAATTTTGGGAGCTTGAGAAGGTTGATCTTAAATGAAGACATTGATTAGAAAGATATGACAAAATTTTGATTTAAGAGTATGGTCGTTTGGGATTGAAAGAGGAGAATTGAAACTGTGGTGTTAAGCCTTATTTTCTAAGATGGTTTTGTGTTGGATGGCAAGAAATTTTAACATAGATATATACGTATCTTACACTTTTGGTAGGGCATTTTCTTCAtggatttatattaaatatttagacGGATCTTGAGGCTTATCGTCAAAGTGATGAACTTGATGTTGGCCATGGTGTAACTGGTATAGGTATCGGACATCAGTGCTCTTCTTTTGCTAGATTGGTAACTCTGAACTTTGCAATTCAAATATGTACATTCACACACCTATTATCTATGATTCCATGCTAACTTTTTGTGCCTTCGAATTCTTAATGGGATTTTTCCATCAGTTATCTTGGAAATAAAAGCATGCAGAAAGTCTTTATACTTCAAATTTTTGTAATGCTTTTAATGTAGACAATGTTGTTAATTGAGTATTTgtcaagatttttttttaatggacGATTGTGCACAAGGGGCCAATGGTTCAGTGGCAAGGAAACAGTGGAGTTGATTGTCCTTGTCCAAGGGTGATGGTAGTGTGGTCAAGTGGTGGCTGCAACACTGAGGTTTGTGTGTGATCCCGGTGTTTTCTGTACACCTTTCACATAGGTACCATTTTGGCCTTACATAAATTTAACATTAAAGCAACCAGATGGATATACTTTGAAAAAGAATTGTAATCAACACATAGCAGTTAAAATGGCCCAGCCAGCCAGCCACATTATATTTAAGTGTTTGTTAAAAAAAAGGCCACATCTCCGGTAGCAAAATTGACCTGCAAATCAATTTAACTATGGTTCAGCTTACTGAGTAACAATTTAATTAatcttcttttgaaaaaaaacttaaataataaataattatattaaaataaattattttatatttaattttttagttttaaaaatatttattttaaaagaaaaatgataaaaaaaatttattataagaattttttttaaaattttttataaatacttaaaataattttttaaaaagttacaatttaattttaaaaattgtactaAACATTAATACTAtagttttttataaattaaaagttaaaaaaaattacgtACAAACCTATCTAAACGGATATTATATTGCCCCCCAAATTTTCTAGACCAAGTCGCATGCAAAAAATACACGATGAactgtttttttcctttttaactcATCACAATACGCAGTTCACCAATACCTGTGGAATAAGGCCACACTTGCTCAAtcttttttttagcatttttcaGCTTTAGACCCGGCCGGTTTTTTAACCTGGCAGCAAAACGCCGTCGTTTTGCAATGTGGGAACCCTAATTCCCTTTTCTCCTTCGTCAGTTTCGTCACTCCAGCCTCCAGCGTCCCACACTCCCACTCCCACAGAACACACCCACGAGGCCACGAGGCCACGACCCACCACGACCCACCGGCCACCACTGTGAGAGACAGAACGCCTGAAGCCCTCAACACACTCACCTCCGTCGCGCCCTCAGCAGCGTCAGCACGGTCAGCGCCCTCAGCAGCGTCGCACCCTCAGCAGCGTCAGCACGGTCAGCGCCCTCAGCCACTTCGCCGTCAGCGTCTGCCTCTGAGAGAAAGCAATAGCGAAGCGTCAGCAGCGTTGAAGAACTGAAGTCCTCATTTCcaggtaatttttaatttagttatgaacATGATTTTGTGATGAAATCTGATACTCTGTGAACTCTGTGAACAAAGAATTTTGATGAAACTCTGAGTCTCTGAAACTGTTATGAACTGATATAGTGATATGTGAACTCTGTGAACTGACTGAACTCTGATGAAGTCATGAAACTGTGATGAAATATGAACCGATTCTTTGATGAAATATGAATTGCTTTTGTGAATTGATTTTGTGAATTCTGATTTTGTGAAATCTGATTGTGTGAACTTTGATTTTGTGACATGATTTTGTCATTGTGAACTCTTGTTTTGTATACTCTGATTTTGAGAGATGATTTTGTGAATTCTGAATTTCTTGAACCTGAGATGTTGTTTGTATACTCTGATTTTGGAATTTAGATGTTGTTTGTTCATTTGTTGTGAACTTGAGagttgagattattgggttggattgCTGGTAATATTTAGGTATGGAAGAAAGTATCAACCAAGACCTACCTAGGAATAATAATGCTGAAAATAATTCTGCTTCGAATAAAGCTTTCAAGTGGTCTGCCGCAATCTTTTCTTTCTCAATGTGTTACTCTTTCTCTTTGTAAACCTTGATAATTAGACATAACATATCTATCCCCTTCTTGATatatatatttcttgtcattGACCCATGACCTTTTAATGATACTCTTGTTAGTAAGGCAAAGTAGAAGGAGATTAAATAATTCATAACCATCGTAGCTAAATTTACCTCCCGTCCTCTATCCATTATCCATTCTCATTGGTGTTTATTAGGAGATAACCTTTGTTGATGCTACTATTAGAAGAGGTACAAtgttcagattgaatttaactgtGAGAAATCACTTGGCATAGGAACTGAATAGATTTGGGTTAGATATCAAGTTTAAAGAGTTCAATTTGACAATTGATTTGGAGTAGTTTCATTTTGGCCTGCCTTAAGTAGGTTTAAGTATAACTAACCTTTTGCAGACATGATAACATAAGACTATTTAATCCATATAACCATACCTTTCTTAAAGGTTTTGTTGTTTGTTCTGCTGCTGCTGATTCTGTTATTAAGTAGCTGACTATTGCACAATTGACAATTGTCTGCTATATATCTTGTAAATCTGGGTAAAATAAATTCTGCCATTTTAAACCATTGTATGCAGGTCTATGAAGAAAAGTTGATATATTATGCCGTTAATGGTTGACTGGTAGCTTTGTAAATTTGGATTACATAATATTTTGCCAATGCTTCATCTTTGTCACCCTATGCAAGGTGATGCCAGTGTGTAAAGTTTCACTTTAAACACATTGCTAGTTCCACTTTAAAGTTtacattagactataattatattttcatgtgtttatttatattttatttattattttattataaaacggtttttcggttcaaccacggtcgaaccggttgaacctatgaaccagcggttttcagaaccttgcataTTAGTGTAACGAGTTCactttgtttaatttctttgttcattgatctattttatcatatcACTTCTGCACTGCAGATGTAAATTTTCCAGTGTACACGAATCCGTGTTTGTCGCTTTTGTGGATGAAATCTTGGTCTCTCAATTCTCGTATTGCAAATGGGAAGCTTATTATGATAAAATGATGCCCCTTTTTGGGTGCTGGTGAATTATGGTTGCGAGGTTATCAACTAAGGTATTGAACATTTGCATAGCATCAATGTGCAAAGCCAAGCAAGTAGTGAAAGCTGAAGCTGTGATAATCGACGGCGTAAGATTGGGCGTGCTCCCTGATGTGGTCACATACAACACTCTAATAGATGCGTATTGTCGTTTGGATTGCGTCGACACAGGCTATACTGTTCTCAATCGAATGAAGGAGGCAGGGATACCCCCTGATGTTATTTCTTACAATTCTTTAATCTCTGGGACTGCCAAGAAATGCTTGTTGTCGAGTGCCTTGGACCTGTTCGACGAAATGCTTCGAGCAGGTATACACCCTGATGCTTGGAGCTATAACattttgattaattgtttgtTCAAGCTTGGGAAACCAGATGAGGCGAATCGTATTTTTATGGAGATGGCGCTTAGTGAGCTGCATCCTTGTTCGGCTACATATAACATCATGATTAATGGGCTGTGTAAGAATGGATATGTTAACAATGCTATTATGTTGTTCAGGAACTTGCAACGGCACAGATTCATTCCTGAGGTGTTGACATACAACACACTTATTAATGGACTAAGCAAGGCTCGACGAACGGGGACAGCTAGGAGGATTCTTAGGGAGTTTAAGGAAGCAGGTTATGAACCTAACTGTATTACCTACACAACGGTTATGAAGTGTTGCTTCCAGTGTAGGCAGTTTGACGAAGCGTTAGAGATCTTGCATGAGATGAGGAGTAAAGGGTACACTTTCGATGGCTATGCATACTGCACAGTGATTGCTGCGCTGATAAAGATCGGGCGGATTGAAGAGGCAGATGAAATCGTCAGGCTGATGCAGCATAGTGGTATTCAACCAGATTTAGTGTCTTATAATACATTGATAAATCTTTACTGCAGACAAGGAAGATTAGATGATGCCATGAAGTTACTTGGCGAGATAGAGAAAGAAGGTCTGGAATGCGATCAATATACACACACGATTATAATTAATGGATTGTGCAAGGCAGGCAACTTTTTAGGTGCAAAACAGCATTTGATTTATATGAACTCACTGGGGTTTGGTTACAATTTGGTTGCGCATAACTGTATTCTTCATGGATTGGGTAAAGCAGGTCATATTGATCATGCAATGAAATGGTTCGAATCGATGGAAGTTAAAGACTCTTTCACGTATACCATCATAGTGCACAACCTTTGTAGGGCTAGAAGGTTCCTTTGTGCCTCCAAGATCATGGTTTTGTGTCTAAATTCTGGGTTTCGGATCTTAAGGGCTACTCAGAGAGCTGTTATTGATGGTCTTTGTAGTATAGGATATACAAATGAAGTCAGGAAACTCAAGCTTAAACTACGAGTGATTCGACTATTACATGATTAAATCGCAGTTGATGTTTGAGTCTTCAGATATTACAATACTTTGCTGACCAAACAAAAGAATAAAGCTCTGAATCATGAGCCCCATTCTTGATCCATATATGTCATTCTGAGCCTCTGAGGGATACAATTATCATTTttgctggtttttttttttggtaattgtaatttactaatttatttgattGAGTAGGCTAACTACAGTGTCTCCTCATTGTTGCTTCAAATTGTTTAATTATGTATCAATTAAATAAAACttcataaaaactaatttaattttcatgtagTGAAAAAATATCTAAAGAAAGGGGAATAGAGATTCTGAATCAAAAGTAAAGCTTACCAATGAAATTGATCCgatagaaaggtagagctcgacgcgctggaCGCGTGGCCGCTAACGGTGTGGCGATCGGAGATCAAACGAGGAAGTTATGGTGGATCAATGGGTTGGTAAGGGTTTGGGAGTCTTCCTTCTTTCCTAATCTGTTTTGCTACGTGGTGAatgaaatgaggaagaagaagctgaTGCTTCTTTTATATTATGGGTTCGGTTGGATCCACGGGTCCAGTTTGGATCTGTTTCAACCGGTTCGACTCATTTAGTCTAACTTTGGGCCAAATTGTTCGaaatttatatcaaaattctCCTTTCGACGagttctatcctattttgatattagttttgcatttttaatatttctatttaaaattcaatttattaactaattatttaccgattttagcgggtTTACAACATCTCTTAAACCTTAACCATAATTCTAaacttaaatcataaataataaactaCAAATTCCAAAAGCCCAAACTACAAGCCTTATGTGTAAATTGATTTATATAATGTATTTATGGTGtaaattaatttcattttctaCTAACTCTATCTaccatttatttttttctcttcttttcactttcttacttaataaaaaattattaaaacaaatgGATGATTACGAAAAAATTACTTCAAATTTATAAGGACTGCATCTCAATGAATACTTTTTTTTACAGATTTAAGTATTAAGTAGAgatacatataatataaaaatctcaaaaataatatataatatatacacacAATATATAAAGAGAAGCTTAAATATACAAATTAAGTAAGGCAAGGATACTCCTTATTCATTATTAACTAAAAGACTGACTACTTAACAAAGAGTATCTCAAATGAAAATTCAGATCTAAATCTAAATTCCGGAATCAGTATATATATTGCTTTCTCTATGtaaataattgatttaattttttttttttttggaattagaTATAACTTTGTGTTTTTggcaattcttttttttatacaaattttttggtaatttaactattttttttaatatttgaaaaaaaatataatagatttttgtttgttttgatttttttttacccAGTAGAGCCTAAAAgttgatgaaaaataaaaaaggcgaAAAACAAAGCGTGTCTTAACGGGCGACGACAAAAAAAAAGTGTAACCGGCCCAAACAAAACCCAAAAAAGTCCATATATATCCAGAAACCCTAGTCTTCCTCTGCGATTCCGCCTCTGCCAGGTTTGTTCTGTCTTTCTTTCTCCACAAAAATGCTACAATGGTGAATTCTCTGGTGCCGTTGGAAGGAGTATGACGAAGCTTTTACGAACGAAATTAAAATAAGGACAAAAGAATAATTTTACATAACTCCACATTGATTTCGGCACCCTCGGAAATTAACTTCCTTCAGCACCAGAGAATTCACCCGCTTCAGAAATATTCGTTTTTGGATCTGGATTTTAATTTGGATTACTTATTCTTTGTAATACTGACTGTTCTGTTTTCCATTTCCTTTTGTTCGCAGTTTTAGCTCTTGATCCCACAAAACCCTAGCTTCAACCATAAGGTAAATTCAGCTTCCACCTTTACTTGTGTATTTCGAGATGGAATGATGAAATGTTTGACTAACTTTTTGGTATTTGTGTTTGTTAACTTAATTGATTATTTGAGTATTGATTCTATGCGTTTGTTTGTGAACTGAGTAGTAAGCTTCAGAGTGATGCACTGAGAGAAGCAATCACTGGGATAGTGGCTGATTCCAAAGAGAAGAATAGGAAGTTTGTGGAGACCATTGAGCTCCAAATTGGACTCAAAAACTATGACCCACAAAAGGATAAGCGCTTCAGCGGTTCTGTAAAGTTGCCACACATCCCAAGGCCCAAGATGAAAATCTGCATGCTTGTGATGCTCAGCATGTTGAAGAGGTAAGCTTATATTCCAATTCATTTTCTGTTGCTGTAATCAACAGttattaattctaaaaaaatggTAGCTACTTTCATCTTTGTAATTGATCATTGTCATACATGACCCTTGATGTGTATTGAACTATGAAAGAATCTGTTGATtcatacaaattatatatttatgtgcCAAAATGATGTAACTAATTTGAGGTTATTGGCTTAAGATTAACGTTTTTAACAATCTGGGATTTGAAGTGTGTAAATGAGTTGCTCGACTTGAATGAATTTGCAAATGCTGTGCTATCCATTTTGTTGTATGAAAGTAGTATCGTGAAATGACACAATGATTCGTTACATGAATgcaattaaagagagcaatgaCATTTTATGATTTGATGGAAGCAATATTTTGGTTGTGTTTTAGGGTGTTGCTTGTGTGTAATTGATTCCATGTTCGTTATGTTGATTGAACTTATAATTTGCAGGCAGAGAAAATGGGATTGGATTGGATGGACGTTGAAGCATTGAAGAAGCttaacaaaaataagaaattggtgaagaaacTTGCCAAGAAATATCATGCATTCTTGGCTTCTGAAGCAGTCATTAAGCAGATTCCTCGTCTCTTGGGTCCTGGTCTCAACAAGGCAGGCATGTACTTTTGATTTAGAACATATGTCCGTTTGAAAATGATTAAGAATTTGACTCTAGACCATTTTACGTGTGGCATTTTAGCCTTCATTTATTTAATCTCTTGGCATTGATTTGTTACATGTATGTGTTAACTGTTAAAACTAAATGATTATCTGGTTTATTCATCCACCTCACCTCCCCTCTCCTCTCCTCAAAAGATAAATCTTTTTGCACAATATGTAGTTTTATAGTCTGTTTTAAGGAATTGCTATGTTGTGTGCCCTTTGAATCTCAGTCATTACCTTCACTAATTCTTGTTAATTCCCATAACTTTGCAGGAAAGTTTCCCACACTTGTTACCCACCAAGAATCCCTCGAGTCTAAAGTCAATGAGACCAAGGCTATGTTGAAATTTCAGCTTAAGAAGGTGCTCTGCATGGGAGTAGCTGTAGGCAATGTAAGCATGGAGGAAAAGCAAATCTTCCAAAACGTAGAACTGAGCGTTAACTTCCTTGTGTCCTTGTTGAAAAAGAACTGGCAGAATGTGAGTATCATGCTCAACAGAGTATATTGTCTTTGTTCTATTACCTCTAATGTTGGTGTTTTTTTCACCCCTTTGAaatttacaacttgtcttgttgCTATCATGTATGATAGGTTTATTGTAATTAAGCACTCAACTTTTAAGGGAAAAATTCTGCATTTTGTTATGCACCTGCATTGAGTCGTTTGTTATTTGGGTTGTCATGTTTCATTGCGGGTAATATTTGGATGGCTGATTTTCCTTATATTCATTCCGAGACTTATTACCTCGTTACTTCATTACCATAAGATAGTGTGCCTGATCAAAATGAAGTGATGGGTCGGAAAATGAGTAAATGGAAAATCCGAAAATGAGAGTCAACACATTTTTCTTACAAACTTTCTGTTCTCAAGGGTAACATTGCATAATGGAACGCTAGTTAAATGTTGACTCAATTTGCATCTTTGTTAATATATATTAACAATATGCTACAAAAATACAATGAGtgcttttcaatttttatatttttattattctacttcTATTACTGTCCTTTGAAGGTGCTGCTTGTGAAACTATTTTCTTCTCCCCTTATGTTCCTGGAATATTTGTATCGGATTTGATCTAGCTAATCATCTAACTTGAACCATTACTGATTTCAGGTTAGGTGCTTGTATCTGAAGAGTACCATGGGAAAATCCTACCGTGTCTTTTGAAGGATCTTTTATATTCAGTGAAATTGTGATTTTGCTTAATATATTAAGTAGCTTAATACCTTGGCAGCAATTTTCATCTTGTTACAGTTTTGTTGGATGAATTTTTTGTTAGTTTCTTTAGTTTGTTCTTAAAATGTGCTTACGAACATTGGATCCTATTTTTGAGCTGAACCTGTTTGCGTACTATATAATTTCCTTCTTGATAAGTTTGTGGGTTATCCCCTATTTAGTATGTTCTATGGGTAATTATCTATCAtgctaaaaatattattaaatatgttCTCAAATTCTAAATAAAGTATAAAGAAAGGAACTCAATATGTAGTTAGTTTTTTCGGATCTATTTTTTGGTGGGTTAAATTTCACCCTcggtaatattaaaatatcaggAGAATTCTGAAAATATCAAcaacatatattcttaaataaaaaatgttatttgagTATTAAAATCTAtgtatttgtataaaaatatatatgtagtttaatttaattttagtgtgtattttatattttaactaatagttgattttgatatatattttaacAAGATTTTTAAAAGTATATATTATGAATTCAAACAATCAATATAAACaagtttttaaaataattgtaatAATAAAGACACTTTTGTGCTTTTTATATTTCGGGCAAAATATTCTCAAGTGTAATAATATTGTTAGGGATATAAAATTTAGAAATgagttttcaaataaaaaaataaatacagttTTAAGATCACATATTCGTACACACATTAACATCATTGGTTACTAAACTCTTTTTCTTGAACTCTTAAGAATTTATCATACtatttaacatataaaatatttttccaaaTAATTGTTGCGTTAAAATTAGCTTTTTGGGCAAAAACAGATCATATATTGATTgacgaaaataaaataatgttgcACGTACAAATTTTTgtaaattaagtttaattaagtcggtctaatattaacaaaaatttttctCATCACTTTTACTTATCATTCACCTAAATTTTATTGTTCAACTTGATTAGACttggtttaaaaaaaaaacttgtgcaTATAATATTTTCGATGGAATATTCTATTCTACCAAAGCAATTTAGGGTTCTAATGAAAATTGGATTAGACCGATCAACAAAAAAAACCATTTTGAAACTCATGAACCGATTGGTTCACGGTCGGTTGAACTGAATCAGGACCTGGCCGGTTTATTTAAAATAACCCTAGCCACATCGCGCCACCATTCGTCTCACCCTAGCCGCCCGTCACGCCATCCTCCTATCTCACTATGGTTGTTCGCTAACCTCTTGGTTCGTCCTTCTCGAAGACCCTCCCCTAGTTCGCCAACGTGAGCAACTCCCGATCCTGCTTCGTAGCGCTTGTCCGTTGTCCGTTCGTCGTGTGCATCGCCAGCTCACTAGTGTTTGCCGCCAGCTTCCCGTCATCCGTCACTCTCCCTCCTACTCACTGCTCTTGCCGAAGGTAATGCCtcgagtgttttttttttatctgttGTTAATCATTTACTGAGTTtgttaaaattgaaaaattgttCATTTTTGTTAAACTTTGTTAAAATTGTTAATCTTTGTTAAAATTGTTAATTGTTGAGCTAATATAAATTGGTCAGTTTTGAAGTTAATTCAATAAAGAAAGGTATAAATTGAATTAAGTTAATTCAatgaattttcttttaattatggaTGATaggatcaataaaaaatt is a window from the Arachis hypogaea cultivar Tifrunner chromosome 1, arahy.Tifrunner.gnm2.J5K5, whole genome shotgun sequence genome containing:
- the LOC112790490 gene encoding uncharacterized protein isoform X1, giving the protein MVARLSTKVLNICIASMCKAKQVVKAEAVIIDGVRLGVLPDVVTYNTLIDAYCRLDCVDTGYTVLNRMKEAGIPPDVISYNSLISGTAKKCLLSSALDLFDEMLRAGIHPDAWSYNILINCLFKLGKPDEANRIFMEMALSELHPCSATYNIMINGLCKNGYVNNAIMLFRNLQRHRFIPEVLTYNTLINGLSKARRTGTARRILREFKEAGYEPNCITYTTVMKCCFQCRQFDEALEILHEMRSKGYTFDGYAYCTVIAALIKIGRIEEADEIVRLMQHSGIQPDLVSYNTLINLYCRQGRLDDAMKLLGEIEKEGLECDQYTHTIIINGLCKAGNFLGAKQHLIYMNSLGFGYNLVAHNCILHGLGKAGHIDHAMKWFESMEVKDSFTYTIIVHNLCRARRFLCASKIMVLCLNSGFRILRATQRAVIDGLCSIGYTNEVRKLKLKLRVIRLLHD
- the LOC112790490 gene encoding uncharacterized protein isoform X2, giving the protein MLVVECLGPVRRNASSRNLQRHRFIPEVLTYNTLINGLSKARRTGTARRILREFKEAGYEPNCITYTTVMKCCFQCRQFDEALEILHEMRSKGYTFDGYAYCTVIAALIKIGRIEEADEIVRLMQHSGIQPDLVSYNTLINLYCRQGRLDDAMKLLGEIEKEGLECDQYTHTIIINGLCKAGNFLGAKQHLIYMNSLGFGYNLVAHNCILHGLGKAGHIDHAMKWFESMEVKDSFTYTIIVHNLCRARRFLCASKIMVLCLNSGFRILRATQRAVIDGLCSIGYTNEVRKLKLKLRVIRLLHD